The Cucumis melo cultivar AY chromosome 6, USDA_Cmelo_AY_1.0, whole genome shotgun sequence genome includes a region encoding these proteins:
- the LOC103503027 gene encoding adenylyl-sulfate kinase 1, chloroplastic-like isoform X2 — protein MCLCTGNQIYMSSGKSTVSCALSKSLYKMGKLAYILDGDNVRHGLNRDLGFKAEDRAENIRRVGEVAKLFADAGVICIANVISPYRRDRDVCRGILPDGYFIEVFIDVPLEVCEARDAKGLYKLARAGKIKGFAGIDDPYKVPLNCEND, from the exons atgtgtttatgcacggggaatcagatttatatgtcttcag GGAAGAGCACTGTGTCCTGTGCCTTGAGTAAAAGCTTATACAAAATGGGAAAGTTAGCTTATATCCTCGATGGGGACAATGTGAGGCATGGCCTGAATCGCGACCTTGGTTTTAAAGCAGAAGATCGTGCTGAGAATATAAGGAGGGTCG GTGAGGTTGCAAAACTGTTTGCAGACGCTGGAGTTATTTGCATTGCTAATGTGATATCTCCTTATCGAAGGGATCGAGATGTCTGTCGTGGTATTTTGCCTGATGGATACTTTATTGAG GTGTTCATCGATGTTCCTCTTGAAGTTTGTGAAGCAAGAGATGCAAAAGGACTGTATAAGCTTGCACGGGCAGGGAAGATCAAAG GCTTTGCTGGTATCGATGATCCGTACAAAGTACCATTGAATTGTGAG aatgattga
- the LOC103503027 gene encoding adenylyl-sulfate kinase 1, chloroplastic-like isoform X1 produces the protein MCLCTGNQIYMSSGKSTVSCALSKSLYKMGKLAYILDGDNVRHGLNRDLGFKAEDRAENIRRVGEVAKLFADAGVICIANVISPYRRDRDVCRGILPDGYFIEVFIDVPLEVCEARDAKGLYKLARAGKIKGHCNLLSSSLDLLDDLFIFLQALLVSMIRTKYH, from the exons atgtgtttatgcacggggaatcagatttatatgtcttcag GGAAGAGCACTGTGTCCTGTGCCTTGAGTAAAAGCTTATACAAAATGGGAAAGTTAGCTTATATCCTCGATGGGGACAATGTGAGGCATGGCCTGAATCGCGACCTTGGTTTTAAAGCAGAAGATCGTGCTGAGAATATAAGGAGGGTCG GTGAGGTTGCAAAACTGTTTGCAGACGCTGGAGTTATTTGCATTGCTAATGTGATATCTCCTTATCGAAGGGATCGAGATGTCTGTCGTGGTATTTTGCCTGATGGATACTTTATTGAG GTGTTCATCGATGTTCCTCTTGAAGTTTGTGAAGCAAGAGATGCAAAAGGACTGTATAAGCTTGCACGGGCAGGGAAGATCAAAGGTCACTGCAACTTGTTATCATCTTCCTTAGATTTACTTGATGATCTCTTCATATTTTTACAGGCTTTGCTGGTATCGATGATCCGTACAAAGTACCATTGA